From Panicum hallii strain FIL2 chromosome 2, PHallii_v3.1, whole genome shotgun sequence, a single genomic window includes:
- the LOC112883041 gene encoding cycloartenol-C-24-methyltransferase 1 has translation MSKAGALDLASGLGGKINKAEVKSAVDEYEKYHGYYGGKEEARKSNYTDMVNKYYDLATSFYEYGWGESFHFAHRWHGESLRESIKRHEHFLGLQLGLKPGMKVLDVGCGIGGPLREIARFSSTSVIGLNNNEYQITRGKELNRLAGVSGTCDFVKADFMKMPFGDNTFDAVYAIEATCHAPDPVGCYKEIYRVLKPGQCFAVYEWCITDHYDPNNATHKRIKDEIELGNGLPDIRSTRQCLQAVKDAGFEVVWDKDLAEDSPLPWYLPLDPSRFSLSSFRLTSVGRMVTRTMVKALEYVGLAPQGSERVSNFLEKAAEGLVEGGKKEIFTPMYFFLARKPLTE, from the exons ATGTCGAAGGCGGGAGCCCTGGATCTTGCGTCTGGCCTTGGAGGGAAGATCAACAAGGCGGAAGTCAAGTCGGCAGTCGATGA GTATGAGAAATATCATGGATATTATGGAGGGAAGGAGGAAGCAAGAAAGTCCAACTACACTGATATG GTTAATAAATATTATGACCTCGCCACTAGCTTCTACGAGTATGGTTGGGGCGAATCCTTCCACTTTGCTCACAG ATGGCATGGAGAATCCTTACGTGAAAGCATCAAGCGACATGAGCATTTTCTTGGCCTGCAGCTTGGTTTGAAACCAGGAATGAAG GTTTTGGATGTGGGCTGTGGAATAGGTGGACCACTACGAGAGATTGCAAGATTTAG CTCAACTTCAGTTATTGGGTTGAATAACAACGAATACCAGATAACCAGGGGAAAG GAGCTCAATCGGTTGGCAGGAGTTAGTGGAACCTGTGATTTTGTCAAG GCAGACTTCATGAAGATGCCATTCGGTGACAACACTTTTGATGCTGTTTATGCCATTGAGGCGACATGTCACGCACCTGATCCA GTTGGCTGTTATAAGGAGATATATCGTGTATTGAAGCCTGGTCAGTGCTTTGCTGTATATGAGTGGTGCATTACTGATCACTACGATCCAAACAATGCAACCCATAAAAGGATTAAGGATGAAATTGAGCTTGGCAATGGCCTGCCGGATATTAGAAGCACTCGCCAATGTCTTCAGGCAGTAAAAGATGCTGGGTTTGAG GTTGTTTGGGATAAGGATCTTGCCGAAGATTCCCCCTTGCCTTGGTACTTGCCCTtggatccaagccgattttccTTGAGTAGCTTCCGTTTGACGTCTGTGGGACGTATGGTCACTCGCACAATG GTCAAGGCGTTGGAATACGTTGGTCTTGCTCCACAAGGCAGTGAGAGGGTCTCCAATTTCCTAGagaaggctgcagaaggtcttGTAGAGGGTGGCAA GAAGGAAATCTTCACGCCGATGTACTTCTTTCTGGCTCGGAAGCCTCTAACAGAATGA
- the LOC112881474 gene encoding V-type proton ATPase subunit G 1-like, producing MDGSRRQSGIQQLLAAEQEAQQIVNAARAAKSARLRQAKEEAEREIAEYRKQMEAEFERKVAESSGDSGANVKRLEQETAAKIEQLSQQAASISPEVIQMLLRHVTTVKN from the exons ATGGACGGGAGCAGGCGCCAGAGCGGGATCCAGCAGCTGCTGGCCGCGGAGCAGGAGGCACAGCAGATCGTCAATGCGGCTAGGGCTG CTAAGTCGGCAAGGCTTAGGCAAGCGAAAGAGGAGGCTGAGAGGGAAATAGCTGAATACCGTAAACAGATGGAGGCTGAGTTCGAGAGGAAGGTTGCAGAG AGCAGCGGTGACTCTGGTGCAAATGTCAAGCGTCTCGAGCAGGAGACAGCGGCGAAGATCGAACAGCTCAGCCAACAGGCTGCAAGCATCTCCCCAGAAGTCATCCAGATGCTCCTGAGGCATGTCACCACCGTGAAGAACTGA
- the LOC112883253 gene encoding uncharacterized protein LOC112883253 has translation MASTASTGAGAGDGEKPYAHLASPLLAPPQPPQQPYYAYPAAAYAHPAAPPPPPPPTLVFVPAPCSPVLVRLRRLRPRRARGLCRACARTLPLLLALALLAGAAFLLYPSAPAARVEGLRVDRFRADPPALDLGLALRLRVRNTGFVLPLRYRAVSAAVSYRGHLLGSAQARPGSGELAGRGEVYADAEVWVDAGRVLDDVVDFIADLATGSVPLEIVTEVVGSIRVFRFHIPVKGLISCSVNISPETQRIISQDCY, from the exons ATGGCATCCACGGCGtccaccggcgccggcgccggcgacggcgagaaGCCCTACGCGCACCTCGCGAGCCCGCTCCTCGCGCCGCCCCAGCCCCCGCAGCAGCCCTACTACGcctaccccgccgccgcctacgCGCACCccgcggcccctcccccgccgccgcccccgacgCTCGTCTTCGTGCCGGCCCCCTGCTCCCCGGTGCtcgtccgcctccgccgcctgcgcccgcgccgcgcgcggggcCTCTGTCGCGCCTGCGCCCGGACCCTcccgctcctcctcgccctcgcgCTCCTAGCCGGCGCCGCCTTCCTCCTCTACCCCTCGGCCCCCGCCGCGCGCGTCGAGGGCCTCCGCGTCGACCGCTTCCGCGCCGACCCGCCCGCGCTCGACCTTGGCCTCGCGCTGCGGCTCCGCGTCCGCAACACGGGCTTCGTCCTCCCGCTCCGCTACCGCGCGgtctccgccgccgtctcgtaCCGCGGCCACCTGCTCGGGTCCGCCCAGGCGCGGCCAGGGTCCGGCGAGCTCGCGGGCAGGGGCGAGGTGTACGCGGATGCCGAGGTGTGGGTGGACGCCGGGAGGGTGCTGGATGACGTGGTCGACTTTATCGCGGACCTGGCCACTGGCTCCGTGCCGCTGGAGATCGTCACGGAGGTGGTCGGCTCGATCAGGGTCTTCCGTTTCCACATCCCTGTGAAG GGGCTCATATCGTGCTCGGTGAATATCAGCCCAGAGACTCAGAGAATCATAAGCCAGGATTGCTATTGA